Proteins co-encoded in one Scomber scombrus chromosome 14, fScoSco1.1, whole genome shotgun sequence genomic window:
- the timm22 gene encoding mitochondrial import inner membrane translocase subunit Tim22: protein MADSTGAANAVTSDLQGPTLAGPSMDNPPIQYSAILDHLIGEKRSVKDLNPTVMGGLPVPFKSDDQKMIERGMESCAFKSVLACVGGFVLGGAFGVFTAGIDTNVGFDPKDPLKTPTAREVLRDMGQRGMSYAKNFAIVGAMFSCTECIIESHRGKSDWKNAVYSGCVTGGAIGFRAGVKAGVLGCGGFAAFSAAIEYYLR from the exons ATGGCGGACTCCACGGGTGCTGCAAATGCTGTTACCTCAGACTTACAAGGTCCAACTTTGGCTGGTCCGAGTATGGACAACCCACCGATTCAGTACAGTGCGATTCTGGACCACCTTATCGGGGAGAAGAGGTCCGTAAAGGATCTGAATCCTACCGTAATGGGAGGACTGCCGGTGCCTTTTAAAAGCGATGACCAGAAGATGATCGAGAGGGGCATGGAGAGCTGCGCCTTCAAGTCTGTCCTGGCCTGTGTGGGAG GGTTCGTCCTCGGAGGAGCTTTTGGTGTTTTCACAGCAGGCATCGATACCAACGTTGGCTTCGATCCTAAAGACCCTCTGAAGACCCCGACAGCACGAGAAGTCCTCAGAGACATGGGTCAGAGGGGGATGTCGTATGCCAAGAACTTTGCCATCGTGGGCGCCATGTTCTCCTGCACAGAGTGCATCATTGAATCA CATAGAGGCAAATCTGACTGGAAGAATGCAGTGTACAGCGGTTGTGTAACTGGGGGAGCCATTGGATTTCGTG CTGGTGTGAAGGCCGGGGTGCTGGGATGTGGAGGCTTCGCTGCATTCTCTGCTGCTATTGAATATTATCTGCGGTGA